One genomic region from Chelmon rostratus isolate fCheRos1 chromosome 11, fCheRos1.pri, whole genome shotgun sequence encodes:
- the actn2b gene encoding alpha-actinin-2b, which yields MMMTQVETTVRYDNGYEEEYMLQEEEWDRDMLLDPAWEQQQRKTFTAWCNSHLRKAGTQIENIEEDFRNGLKLMLLLEVISGERLPKPDRGKMRFHKIANVNKALDFITSKGVKLVSIGAEEIVDGNVKMTLGMIWTIILRFAIQDISVEETSAKEGLLLWCQRKTAPYRNVNVQNFHVSWKDGLAFCALIHRHRPDLLDYSKLNKDDPLGNLNLAFDIAEKHLDIPKMLDAEDIINTPKPDERAIMTYVSCFYHAFAGAEQAETAANRICKVLGVNQENEKMMEEYERLASELLEWIRRTTPWLENRTPEKTMAEMQRKLEDFRDYRRQHKPPKVQEKCQLEINFNTLQTKLRISNRPAFMPSEGKMVSDIASAWQGLEQAEKGFEEWLLTEIRRLERLDHLAEKFRQKATSHENWASGKELILSQKDYETATLTEIRALLRKHEAFESDLAAHQDRVEQIAAIAQELNELDYHDVAAVNQRCQSICDLWDKLGTLTQKRREALERTDKLLETIDQLFLEFAKRSAPFNNWMEGAMEDLQDMFIVHTTEEVQSLIAAHEQFKATLPEADAERQAILGIHSEVQKISQSYGIKANLINPYSTITIEELLNKWEKVKKLVPQRDGALQEEMARQHAHERLRRQFAAQANLIGPWIQARMEEIGRCSLEVGGTLEDQMTQLKQFEHVIVAYKPNIDKLEGDHQLIQESLVFDNKHTNYTMEHIRVGWELLLTTIARTINEIETQILTRDAKGISQQQMNEFRSSFNHFDRKKNGAMDTDDFRACLISMGYDLGEVEFARIMMLVDPNATGIVSFQSFIDFMTRETADTDTAEQVVASFRILATDKPYILVEELRRELPPEQAEYCIMRMPPYSGHGAPPGALDYTAFSTALYGESDL from the exons ACCTTCACAGCCTGGTGTAACTCCCACCTGAGGAAAGCTGGTACTCAAATCGAGAATATTGAGGAGGACTTCAGGAATGGACTGAAGCTCATGCTGCTTCTGGAAGTTATCTCAG GAGAGAGGTTACCCAAGCCAGACAGAGGGAAGATGCGGTTTCATAAGATTGCTAATGTCAACAAAGCGTTGGACTTCATCACAAGCAAAGGAGTGAAACTGGTCTCCATTGGAGCTGAAG AGATTGTGGACGGGAACGTAAAGATGACTCTTGGAATGATCTGGACTATCATCCTCCGCTTCGCCATTCAGGACATTTCTGTGGAAG AAACATCTGCCAAGGAGGGTCTCCTCCTGTGGTGTCAGAGAAAGACTGCCCCCTACAGGAATGTCAATGTCCAAAACTTCCACGTCAG CTGGAAGGATGGCCTGGCCTTCTGCGCCCTGATTCATAGACACAGACCCGACCTCCTCGACTACTCTAAGCTCAACAAG GATGATCCTCTGGGGAACCTGAACCTGGCTTTTGACATAGCTGAGAAACACCTGGACATTCCCAAAATGCTGGACGCAGAAG ATATCATCAACACCCCCAAGCCCGATGAAAGAGCTATCATGACCTACGTGTCCTGCTTTTACCATGCTTTTGCTGGAGCTGAGCAG GCAGAGACGGCTGCCAACAGGATCTGCAAGGTCCTCGGGGTAAACCAGGAGAATGAGAAAATGATGGAGGAGTATGAGAGACTGGCTAGTGAG CTGCTGGAGTGGATCCGCCGCACCACTCCCTGGCTGGAGAACCGGACCCCAGAGAAGACCATGGCAGAGATGCAGCGGAAGCTGGAGGACTTCAGGGACTACAGACGCCAGCACAAGCCCCCTAAGGTGCAGGAGAAGTGCCAGCTGGAAATTAACTTCAACACCCTGCAGACCAAGTTGCGCATCAGCAACCGCCCTGCCTTCATGCCCTCTGAGGGGAAGATGGTATCT gaCATAGCCAGTGCATGGCAGGGCCTGGAGCAGGCAGAGAAAGGCTTCGAGGAGTGGCTCCTTACAGAGATCCGTCGGCTGGAGAGGCTGGACCACCTGGCTGAAAAGTTTCGCCAGAAAGCCACCAGTCATGAGAACTGGGCCAGCG GTAAAGAACTGATCCTCTCCCAGAAGGACTATGAAACAGCCACCCTGACAGAAATCAGAGCATTGCTTCGAAAACATGAGGCCTTTGAGAGTGACTTGGCAGCCCACCAGGACAGAGTGGAGCAGATTGCCGCCATTGCACAGGAACTTAA tgagCTGGATTACCACGATGTAGCTGCTGTGAACCAACGCTGCCAGAGCATCTGTGACTTGTGGGACAAGCTGGGAACCCTGActcagaagaggagagaggcacTGGAG CGGACAGATAAGCTGCTGGAGACTATTGATCAGCTGTTCTTGGAGTTTGCCAAGAGGTCTGCTCCTTTCAACAACTGGATGGAAGGAGCCATGGAGGATCTGCAGGACATGTTCATAGTGCATACTACTGAAGAGGTCCAG AGTCTAATCGCTGCTCATGAGCAGTTCAAAGCTACTCTACCCGAGGCggatgcagagagacaggccATCTTGGGAATCCACAGTGAGGTGCAGAAAATTTCCCAGAGCTATGGGATCAAGGCCAACCTTATCAACCCCTACAGCACCATCACAATCGAGGAGCTTCTCAACAAGTGGGAAAAG GTGAAGAAGCTGGTTCCTCAGAGAGATGGCGCCCTCCAGGAGGAGATGGCACGCCAGCATGCCCATGAAAGGCTGAGACGACAGTTTGCTGCCCAGGCTAATCTCATTGGACCCTGGATACAGGCCAGGATGGAG GAAATTGGGCGCTGCTCCCTGGAGGTAGGAGGCACCCTGGAGGACCAGATGACCCAGCTGAAGCAATTTGAGCACGTCATTGTTGCTTACAAGCCCAACATCGACAAGTTGGAGGGAGACCACCAGCTGATCCAGGAGTCACTGGTGTTTGATAACAAACACACCAACTACACTATGGAG CATATCCGTGTCGGGTGGGAGCTGCTCCTCACAACCATCGCCCGAACCATCAACGAGATTGAGACCCAGATCTTGACCCGGGATGCCAAAGgcatcagccagcagcagatgaatgaGTTCAGATCCTCTTTCAACCACTTTGACAGG AAGAAGAACGGAGCAATGGACACTGATGACTTCAGAGCCTGCCTCATCTCTATGGGTTATGACTTG GGAGAGGTGGAATTTGCCCGTataatgatgctggtggacccCAATGCGACTGGAATCGTCTCTTTCCAGTCTTTCATTGACTTTATGACCAGAGAGACAGCTGACACAGACACTGCCGAGCAGGTTGTGGCATCCTTCCGGATCCTGGCAACTGACAAG CCCTACATACtagtggaggagctgaggagagaaCTCCCCCCTGAACAAGCAGAGTATTGCATCATGAGGATGCCGCCTTACAGTGGCCATGGAGCACCACCAGGAGCACTGGACTACACTGCCTTCTCCACTGCCCTCTATGGAGAGAGCGACCTTTAA